One Pseudodesulfovibrio senegalensis DNA segment encodes these proteins:
- a CDS encoding HDOD domain-containing protein: MYQERVQEFLQELPALREDLPFSPTLFGKLFKQTGANSMSSLEDIAETISSDQGLTTRVLSLANSAYYGLQAEVSSVKRAAAVLGLAEIRNIVLSLGVKGLTEKYPLPGGFDYDEYWRHQFLVATLAEQICREVDEGVPSIMFTAGLLHDIGKLIVAMRRPEDWEAIQALREERECPESEAEDEYWGLDHAVVGALVLKYWDLPPELVEPVNWHHVPALAPEHQSAAAIICLANALVHCMDEGDECSDEVINACGEFRLDVDEIVELAQETMESDTVEHFLGMLSR, translated from the coding sequence ATGTATCAGGAGCGCGTTCAGGAATTTTTGCAGGAGCTGCCCGCCCTGCGTGAGGACTTGCCGTTTTCCCCGACCTTGTTCGGAAAGCTTTTCAAGCAGACCGGAGCCAACTCCATGTCGTCCCTTGAGGACATCGCCGAAACCATAAGTTCTGATCAGGGGCTGACCACGCGAGTCCTGAGCCTTGCCAATTCTGCCTACTACGGCCTGCAGGCCGAAGTTTCGTCCGTCAAGCGAGCAGCCGCCGTGCTCGGCCTGGCTGAAATCCGCAACATCGTGCTTTCTCTCGGCGTAAAGGGATTGACCGAAAAATACCCGTTGCCCGGCGGATTTGATTATGACGAATATTGGCGTCATCAGTTTCTGGTGGCTACGCTGGCCGAGCAGATTTGCCGCGAAGTGGACGAGGGGGTGCCCTCGATCATGTTTACGGCTGGCTTGCTGCACGACATCGGCAAGCTCATCGTGGCCATGCGCAGGCCCGAGGACTGGGAGGCAATCCAGGCCCTGCGCGAGGAGCGTGAATGTCCGGAAAGCGAGGCCGAGGACGAATACTGGGGCCTTGACCATGCCGTTGTGGGAGCCTTGGTGCTCAAGTATTGGGACCTGCCGCCGGAATTGGTTGAGCCGGTCAACTGGCACCATGTGCCTGCACTGGCTCCGGAACATCAGAGCGCGGCGGCCATCATCTGCCTTGCCAATGCGTTGGTTCATTGCATGGATGAAGGCGACGAGTGTTCGGACGAAGTGATCAACGCCTGCGGTGAATTTCGTCTTGACGTGGACGAGATCGTGGAGCTTGCGCAGGAGACCATGGAGTCCGATACGGTCGAACATTTTCTGGGCATGCTGTCCCGCTAG